One genomic segment of Esox lucius isolate fEsoLuc1 chromosome 15, fEsoLuc1.pri, whole genome shotgun sequence includes these proteins:
- the LOC105015889 gene encoding mitochondrial amidoxime-reducing component 1 produces MNFKETFVKAFPENKNILLLAGGAGLTVVGLGLGYKYFLKKSEKVTRVGVVSQLLIHPLKSGKAVSVSLAECQQIGLKYGELQDRHWLVITEDGHFVTGRQEPRLVLVSLTSERGQTCLNGPDMEELRFPLLQPDNAIINCRVFGADIQGRDCGDEASDWLTRFLGVGKTFRLVHFEPHMTPRRAADKIPLFPPNEKVVYPDIAPVMLLSEASVNDLSSRLEKAVTVAQFRPSIVVSGCEAFEEDSWEDIRIGDVWLHRVMACGRCIFTTVDPETGVLTGKQPLETLKSYRKSDPAQKNIYKSAPLFGQMYIVRKTGFLQVGDVVYKISH; encoded by the exons ATGAActttaaagaaacatttgttaaagCGTTTCCagagaacaaaaacattctACTCTTAGCTGGAGGTGCTGGTCTTACTGTTGTAGGATTGGGACTAGGATATAAGTATTTTCTAAAGAAATCGGAGAAAGTGACCCGAGTGGGAGTTGTCTCACAGCTGCTTATTCACCCACTGAAGTCTGGCAAAGCTGTGTCTGTATCCCTTGCAGAGTGTCAACAGATTGGTCTGAAGTACGGCGAACTGCAAGATCG GCACTGGCTGGTGATCACCGAGGACGGTCATTTCGTGACGGGCAGACAGGAGCCTCGTCTAGTGCTGGTGTCTCTGACCAGTGAGAGGGGCCAAACGTGCTTAAATGGACCAGACATGGAAGAGCTGCGGTTCCCGTTGCTGCAACCGGACAACGCCATCATCAACTGCAG AGTGTTTGGTGCTGACATCCAGGGCAGGGACTGTGGAGATGAGGCGTCTGACTGGCTGACTCGCTTCCTGGGGGTGGGTAAAACCTTTCGTCTGGTGCACTTTGAACCCCACATGACACCCAGGAGGGCAGCGGACAAGattcctctctttccccccaATGAAAAG GTGGTGTACCCGGACATTGCACCGGTCATGTTGCTGTCCGAAGCGTCTGTGAATGACCTTAGCAGCCGCTTGGAGAAGGCGgtcactgtggcacagtttcGACCAAGCATCGTTGTCAGTGGTTGTGAAGCTTTTGAAGAG GATTCTTGGGAAGACATCCGTATTGGAGACGTGTGGCTGCATCGTGTCATGGCATGTGGAAG ATGTATATTCACAACGGTGGACCCTGAAACGGGAGTCCTTACTGGAAAACAGCCACTGGAGACACTCAAAAG TTATCGAAAGAGTGACCCAGCCCAAAAGAACATCTATAAGTCTGCCCCACTGTTTGGACAGATGTACATTGTCCGCAAGACTGGCTTCCTACAAGTTGGAGATGTGGTGTACAAGATCAGTCACTGA
- the LOC105015888 gene encoding mitochondrial amidoxime-reducing component 1-like isoform X3, protein MEEVQCERLPPQTNVEEVPCESLPRRLTWRRHWLVITEDGHFVTGRQEPRLVLVSLTSERGQTCLNGPDMEELRFPLLQPDNAIINCRVFSTDIQGRDCGDEASSWLTRFLGAGKTFRLVHFEPHMSLRRAADVEPLFPPNEKVVYPDMGPVMLLSEASVNDLSSRLEKAVTVAQFRPSIVVSGCEAFEEDSWEDIRIGDVWLHRVMACGRCLFTTVDPETGVRTGKQPLETLKSYRMCDPAQKNIYKSAPLFGQVYIVNKTGILQVGDVVYKISH, encoded by the exons atggaggaggttcagtgtGAACGTCTTCCCCCGCAGACTAACGTGGAGGAGGTTCCGTGTGAAAGTCTTCCCCGCAGACTAACgtggaggag GCACTGGCTGGTGATCACAGAGGATGGTCATTTCGTGACGGGCAGACAGGAGCCTCGTCTAGTGCTGGTGTCTCTGACCAGTGAGAGGGGCCAAACGTGCCTAAATGGACCAGACATGGAAGAGCTACGGTTCCCGTTGCTGCAACCGGACAACGCCATCATCAACTgcag AGTGTTTAGCACTGACATCCAGGGCAGGGACTGTGGTGATGAGGCATCTAGCTGGCTGACCCGCTTCCTAGGGGCGGGTAAAACCTTTCGCCTGGTGCACTTTGAGCCCCACATGTCACTCAGGAGGGCAGCAGATGTGGAGCCTCTCTTTCCTCCAAATGAAAAG GTGGTGTACCCGGACATGGGGCCGGTCATGTTGCTGTCCGAAGCGTCTGTGAATGACCTTAGCAGCCGGTTGGAGAAGGCGGTCACCGTGGCACAGTTTCGACCAAGCATCGTTGTCAGTGGTTGTGAAGCTTTTGAAGAG GATTCTTGGGAAGACATCCGTATTGGAGACGTGTGGCTGCATCGTGTCATGGCATGTGGAAG ATGTTTATTCACAACAGTGGACCCTGAAACGGGAGTCCGTACCGGAAAACAGCCACTGGAGACACTCAAAAG CTATCGAATGTGTGACCCGGCCCAGAAGAACATCTATAAGTCTGCCCCACTGTTTGGACAGGTGTACATTGTCAACAAGACTGGCATCCTACAAGTCGGAGATGTGGTGTACAAGATCAGTCACTGA
- the LOC105015888 gene encoding mitochondrial amidoxime-reducing component 1-like isoform X2 has product MMVSLSVGGLNVWSSHFHNRPALKVHFHASPKEWTTNNVKHWLVITEDGHFVTGRQEPRLVLVSLTSERGQTCLNGPDMEELRFPLLQPDNAIINCRVFSTDIQGRDCGDEASSWLTRFLGAGKTFRLVHFEPHMSLRRAADVEPLFPPNEKVVYPDMGPVMLLSEASVNDLSSRLEKAVTVAQFRPSIVVSGCEAFEEDSWEDIRIGDVWLHRVMACGRCLFTTVDPETGVRTGKQPLETLKSYRMCDPAQKNIYKSAPLFGQVYIVNKTGILQVGDVVYKISH; this is encoded by the exons ATGATGGTGTCCCTCAGTGTGGGCGGGTTAAACGTTTGGAGCAGTCATTTCCACAATCGTCCGGCACTCAAAGTCCATTTTCACGCTTCACCAAAAGAATGGACCACAAATAACGTCAA GCACTGGCTGGTGATCACAGAGGATGGTCATTTCGTGACGGGCAGACAGGAGCCTCGTCTAGTGCTGGTGTCTCTGACCAGTGAGAGGGGCCAAACGTGCCTAAATGGACCAGACATGGAAGAGCTACGGTTCCCGTTGCTGCAACCGGACAACGCCATCATCAACTgcag AGTGTTTAGCACTGACATCCAGGGCAGGGACTGTGGTGATGAGGCATCTAGCTGGCTGACCCGCTTCCTAGGGGCGGGTAAAACCTTTCGCCTGGTGCACTTTGAGCCCCACATGTCACTCAGGAGGGCAGCAGATGTGGAGCCTCTCTTTCCTCCAAATGAAAAG GTGGTGTACCCGGACATGGGGCCGGTCATGTTGCTGTCCGAAGCGTCTGTGAATGACCTTAGCAGCCGGTTGGAGAAGGCGGTCACCGTGGCACAGTTTCGACCAAGCATCGTTGTCAGTGGTTGTGAAGCTTTTGAAGAG GATTCTTGGGAAGACATCCGTATTGGAGACGTGTGGCTGCATCGTGTCATGGCATGTGGAAG ATGTTTATTCACAACAGTGGACCCTGAAACGGGAGTCCGTACCGGAAAACAGCCACTGGAGACACTCAAAAG CTATCGAATGTGTGACCCGGCCCAGAAGAACATCTATAAGTCTGCCCCACTGTTTGGACAGGTGTACATTGTCAACAAGACTGGCATCCTACAAGTCGGAGATGTGGTGTACAAGATCAGTCACTGA
- the kcnk3b gene encoding potassium channel subfamily K member 3: MMKKQNVRTLVLIVSIFTYLLVGAAVFDTLESKQEKSQKRMLDERKYELMRKYNLTKVNFDELEVVMLQLKPHKAGVQWKFAGSFYFAITVITTIGYGHAAPSTDSGKVFCMFYALLGIPLTLVMFQSMGERINTLVRFLLHRAKQCLGLRHTEVSMANMVTIGFFSCMSTLCLGAAAFSHYEGWSFFHAYYYCFITLTTIGFGDYVALQKDHALQNDPRYVAFCFVYILTGLTVIGAFLNLVVLRFLMMNTEDERRDAEQKVLLSTRGRKNADGCPTAGSASVSPSAPLGVTGRAKQGRKDMYGDVLGFQTLCSCLWYRGREKLQARGSIPMTINPELSFSDQYLCSQCEAEVGARRGTKATLLHMERCAMLSPHRDPVYPHCYEPGDIGCVCSPRHCSSISSISTGMNFLAPFMAFAKRRSSV, translated from the exons ATGATGAAGAAACAGAACGTACGCACCCTGGTCCTCATCGTCAGCATATTTACCTACCTGCTGGTTGGGGCAGCTGTCTTCGATACCTTGGAATCCAAACAGGAGAAAAGCCAAAAGAGAATGCTGGATGAAAGGAAATATGAACTGATGCGCAAATACAACTTGACCAAAGTGAACTTTGACGAGCTTGAGGTCGTGATGTTGCAACTGAAACCGCACAAAGCCGGCGTGCAGTGGAAATTCGCCGGATCTTTTTACTTCGCCATCACTGTGATAACTACAATAG GATACGGCCACGCTGCTCCCAGCACGGACTCAGGGAAGGTGTTCTGCATGTTCTACGCCCTGCTGGGGATCCCCCTCACACTGGTCATGTTCCAGAGCATGGGAGAACGCATCAACACCCTGGTGCGCTTCCTGTTACACCGGGCCAAACAGTGCCTGGGCCTTCGGCACACCGAGGTGTCCATGGCCAACATGGTGACCATCGGCTTCTTCTCCTGCATGTCCACGCTGTGCTTGGGCGCCGCCGCCTTTTCCCACTACGAGGGCTGGAGCTTCTTCCACGCCTACTACTACTGCTTCATCACGCTGACCACCATCGGGTTCGGCGACTACGTGGCCCTGCAGAAGGATCACGCGCTCCAAAATGACCCGCGCTACGTGGCCTTCTGCTTCGTCTACATTCTTACTGGACTCACCGTGATCGGAGCCTTCCTCAATCTGGTGGTGCTGAGGTTCCTGATGATGAACACAGAGGACGAGCGACGGGACGCCGAGCAGAAGGTCCTCCTCTCCACCAGGGGGCGGAAGAACGCGGACGGATGCCCCACTGCAGGCTCGGCCTCAGTTTCCCCCTCCGCTCCCCTAGGGGTCACCGGACGAGCCAAGCAAGGCCGGAAGGACATGTATGGTGATGTGCTGGGCTTCCAGACTCTGTGTTCGTGCCTGTGGTACCGTGGCCGGGAGAAGCTGCAGGCTCGGGGATCCATCCCCATGACAATCAACCCAGAGCTGAGCTTCTCCGACCAGTACCTGTGCAGCCAGTGTGAAGCGGAGGTCGGCGCCAGGAGAGGGACGAAGGCCACCCTGCTACACATGGAGCGCTGTGCCATGCTCTCCCCCCACCGTGACCCTGTGTACCCCCACTGCTACGAGCCGGGGGACATTGGGTGCGTCTGCAGCCCTCGCCATTGCTCCAGCATCAGTTCCATATCCACTGGGATGAATTTCCTCGCCCCGTTCATGGCCTTTGCCAAGAGACGAAGCTCTGTCTAG
- the ezra gene encoding ezrin a, whose amino-acid sequence MPKTINIRVTTMDAELQFSINPNTTGQQLYEEVVGMVGLREVWYFGLLYTDTKGFHTWLKFNKKVTAQDIKKESPIQFRFRAKFYPEDVAEELIQDITQKLFFMQVKEAILTDEVYCPPESAVLLASYAVQAKFGDFDKETHRNGYLAQEHLLPKRVLDQHKLSKEQWEQRVQTWHEEHRAISKEDAMLEYLKISQDLEMYGVNFFEIKNRKGTELWLGVDALGLNIYEKEDRLTPKIGFPWSEIRNVSFSDKKFSIKPIDKKAPDFVFYAPRIRMNKRILALSMGNHELYMRRRKPDSIEVQQMKTKAKEERLQKQLERAQLENEKRKREAMEREKEQMEREKKDLMLRLYEFEETTKKAERDLQEQLERAACLEEERRRVEMDAARLEAERQAALLAKEELARQAEIQLESHERLAAELAEYTAKIALLEEAKRTQEEEAENWQSRARVVEEDLLKTREELHMVMAAPAAPPSSDSSHSSHSDHEENEENNSYSAELHQQDIHDHRQEEDRITEAEKNKRIKEQLMSLSEELAQTRDDTRKTQNDLLHTENVRAGRDKYKTLRQIRMGNTKQRVDEFEAL is encoded by the exons ATGCCTAAAACG ATCAATATTCGGGTTACGACCATGGATGCTGAACTGCAGTTCTCTATCAATCCTAACACCACTGGCCAACAGCTGTATGAAGAG GTGGTCGGGATGGTGGGGCTTCGGGAGGTCTGGTACTTTGGCTTACTGTACACCGACACCAAAGGCTTCCACACATGGCTGAAGTTTAATAAGAAG GTGACAGCCCAAGACATAAAGAAAGAGTCCCCCATCCAGTTCCGTTTCCGGGCCAAGTTCTACCCAGAGGATGTGGCTGAGGAACTGATCCAGGACATCACACAGAAGCTTTTCTTTATGCAG GTGAAGGAGGCTATCCTAACTGATGAGGTGTACTGCCCTCCAGAGTCAGCCGTCTTGCTGGCCTCCTACGCCGTCCAGGCAAAGTTTGGTGACTTCGACAAGGAGACCCACCGGAACGGATACCTGGCCCAGGAGCACCTGCTACCCAAGAG AGTGCTAGATCAGCACAAGCTGTCTAAAGAGCAGTGGGAGCAGAGGGTCCAAACATGGCATGAGGAGCACAGAGCTATCTCCAA GGAGGATGCTATGCTGGAGTATCTAAAGATTTCCCAGGACCTGGAGATGTATGGAGTTAACTTCTTTGAAATCAAAAACAGGAAGGGAACTGAACTGTGGCTTGGGGTGGATGCTCTTGGACTCAACATTTACGAGAAGGAGGACAG ACTGACTCCAAAGATTGGGTTTCCGTGGAGTGAAATTAGGAACGTTTCATTTAGCGACAAAAAGTTCAGCATCAAGCCAATTGATAAGAAAGCTCCT gaCTTTGTGTTCTACGCCCCTCGGATCCGCATGAACAAGCGTATCCTGGCCCTGTCTATGGGGAACCACGAGCTGTACATGAGGAGGAGGAAGCCAGACTCCATCGAAGTCCAACAGATGAAGACTAAGGCCAAGGAGGAGAGGCTCCAGAAACAGTTGGAAAG AGCCCAGCTGGAGAACGAGAAAAGGAAGAGGGAGgccatggagagagagaaggagcagatggagagagagaagaaggacCTGATGCTGCGACTTTACGAGTTTGAAGAGACAACTAAGAAAGCAGAGAGAG ACCTGCAGGAGCAGCTGGAAAGAGCTGCTtgtctggaggaggagaggaggagggtggagaTGGACGCAGCCAGGCTGGAGGCTGAGCGGCAGGCTGCTCTGCTGGCCAAAGAGGAACTGGCCAGACAGGCCGAGATTCAGCTCGAGAGTCATGAAAGGCTG GCTGCAGAACTTGCAGAGTACACTGCCAAGATTGCCCTGCTGGAGGAGGCCAAGAGGACCCAGGAAGAGGAGGCAGAGAACTGGCAGTCCAGG GCTAGAGTGGTGGAGGAGGATCTTCTAAAGACGAGGGAAGAGCTTCACATGGTGATGGCGGCCCCCGCGGCCCCACCCTCATCTGACAGCAGCCACAGCAGCCACAGTGACCACGAAGAGAATGAGGAGAACAACAGCTACAGCGCCGAGCTCCACCAACAGGACATCCACGACCACAGGCAGGAGGAGGACCGCATCACAGAGGCAGAGAAGAACAAACGCATCAAAGAACAGCTGATG TCGCTGAGTGAGGAGCTAGCCCAGACCAGAGACGATACCAGGAAGACTCAGAATGATCTGCTCCACACAGAGAACGTCCGCGCTGGCCGAGACAAGTACAAGACCCTGCGACAAATCCGTATGGGCAACACCAAGCAGAGAGTGGATGAGTTTGAGGCCTTATAA
- the nenf gene encoding neudesin (The RefSeq protein has 3 substitutions compared to this genomic sequence): MNGVEACPDRFTMMTLQLCVTLFGLLVLGLADDVKLKPKPATKPVRLFTDDDLKKYDGSEEGQPIYMVIKGVVFDVTMGKEFYGKGAPYNALVGRDSTRAVAKMSLDPADLTSDITGLSEEQIQSLEGVFEGTYKKKYPIVGYTTMRILNQDGSPNDDFKPEDQPHFDTKDEF; the protein is encoded by the exons ATGAATGGTGTTGAGGCTTGTCCAGATAGGTTTACTATGATGACGTTGCAACTTTGTGTCACATTATTTGGGCTTCTTGTGTTGGGTTTGGCAGACGATGTTAAGCTAAAACCGAAACCAGCCACTAAACCTGTCCGGTTGTTCACGGATGACGACTTAAAAAAATACGATGGGAGTGAG GAGGGCCAGCCCATTTACATGGCCATAAAAGGAGTGGTGTTTGATGTTACCATGGGAAAAG AGTTCTATGGAAAAGGCGCTCCATACAATGTCTTGGTTGGAAAGGACAGTACCAGAGCTGTGGCCAAAATGTCCTTGGACCCTGCTGACTTGACGTCTGACATT ACGGGCCTGTCTGAGGAACAGATCCAGTCCCTGGAGGGTGTATTCGAGGGCACTTACAAGAAGAAGTACCCGATTGTCGGCTACACCACCATGCGTATACTCAATCAGGATGGGAGCCCCAATGATGACTTCAAACCCGAGGACCAACCTCACTTTGACACTAAAGACGAGTTCTAA
- the LOC105015888 gene encoding mitochondrial amidoxime-reducing component 1-like isoform X1: MTFIETFVKAFLENKKVMLLAGGAGLTVVGLGLGYKYFLKKPEKVTRVGVVSQLLIHPLKSGKAVSVSLAECQQIGLKYGELQDRHWLVITEDGHFVTGRQEPRLVLVSLTSERGQTCLNGPDMEELRFPLLQPDNAIINCRVFSTDIQGRDCGDEASSWLTRFLGAGKTFRLVHFEPHMSLRRAADVEPLFPPNEKVVYPDMGPVMLLSEASVNDLSSRLEKAVTVAQFRPSIVVSGCEAFEEDSWEDIRIGDVWLHRVMACGRCLFTTVDPETGVRTGKQPLETLKSYRMCDPAQKNIYKSAPLFGQVYIVNKTGILQVGDVVYKISH, encoded by the exons ATGACCTTTATAGAAACGTTTGTTAAAGCGTTCCTCGAGAACAAAAAAGTTATGCTCTTAGCTGGAGGTGCTGGTCTTACTGTTGTAGGATTGGGACTAGGATATAAGTATTTTCTAAAGAAACCAGAGAAAGTTACCCGAGTGGGAGTTGTCTCACAGCTGCTTATTCACCCACTGAAGTCTGGCAAAGCTGTGTCTGTATCCCTTGCAGAATGTCAACAGATTGGTCTGAAGTACGGCGAACTACAAGATCG GCACTGGCTGGTGATCACAGAGGATGGTCATTTCGTGACGGGCAGACAGGAGCCTCGTCTAGTGCTGGTGTCTCTGACCAGTGAGAGGGGCCAAACGTGCCTAAATGGACCAGACATGGAAGAGCTACGGTTCCCGTTGCTGCAACCGGACAACGCCATCATCAACTgcag AGTGTTTAGCACTGACATCCAGGGCAGGGACTGTGGTGATGAGGCATCTAGCTGGCTGACCCGCTTCCTAGGGGCGGGTAAAACCTTTCGCCTGGTGCACTTTGAGCCCCACATGTCACTCAGGAGGGCAGCAGATGTGGAGCCTCTCTTTCCTCCAAATGAAAAG GTGGTGTACCCGGACATGGGGCCGGTCATGTTGCTGTCCGAAGCGTCTGTGAATGACCTTAGCAGCCGGTTGGAGAAGGCGGTCACCGTGGCACAGTTTCGACCAAGCATCGTTGTCAGTGGTTGTGAAGCTTTTGAAGAG GATTCTTGGGAAGACATCCGTATTGGAGACGTGTGGCTGCATCGTGTCATGGCATGTGGAAG ATGTTTATTCACAACAGTGGACCCTGAAACGGGAGTCCGTACCGGAAAACAGCCACTGGAGACACTCAAAAG CTATCGAATGTGTGACCCGGCCCAGAAGAACATCTATAAGTCTGCCCCACTGTTTGGACAGGTGTACATTGTCAACAAGACTGGCATCCTACAAGTCGGAGATGTGGTGTACAAGATCAGTCACTGA